A region of Vigna radiata var. radiata cultivar VC1973A chromosome 10, Vradiata_ver6, whole genome shotgun sequence DNA encodes the following proteins:
- the LOC111242608 gene encoding eukaryotic translation initiation factor 2 subunit alpha homolog has protein sequence MIQVGCIEPVMVLRVDKEKGYIDLRERKVYEEDIQAYEERYNKSKLVHSIMRQIAEILNIDLENPACYSWNLLLELAFHTYTSGDYDQLGDDLTVELITRVVCQPANWCPTANVH, from the exons ATGATACAGGTGGGGTGCATCGAGCCCGTCATGGTCCTCCGTGTCGACAAGGAAAAGGGTTACATCGATCTCAGAGAGCGTAAGGTCTACGAAGAGGATATTCAGGCCTACGAGGAGAGATACAACAAGAGCAAACTCGTCCACTCCATCATGCGCCAAATTGCTGAAATCCTCAACATCGATTTGGAG AACCCAGCATGTTATTCCTGGAATCTCCTGTTGGAGTTGGCTTTTCATACTTATACAAGCGGTGACTATGACCAATTGGGAGATGATTTAACAG ttgAGCTTATCACAAGGGTTGTTTGTCAACCAGCTAACTGGTGCCCAACTGCAAATGTACACTAA